The Triticum aestivum cultivar Chinese Spring chromosome 3A, IWGSC CS RefSeq v2.1, whole genome shotgun sequence genome includes a region encoding these proteins:
- the LOC123062309 gene encoding uncharacterized protein, with product MAAAMEELTRSGLAGMDFSIFRGESEGERGAGGNHECINIRPPSPSPCANEEQPPPEKMEQEEEEGEGEKEEWVYREEDRITRYRGLWESRFAGKYGSFDDQTTLGPMRFTFGPIPSYARPHCTIQIFGIRVANLEDGLQWPLHVHGFVAARDTSDHNRNFLFNRTSDNCQVLTQQDPYLLLTGPSRAIVIIDPITIEFQLKVKSKTDPEEVEMLAFGIFNYPQTYLATHVIRSGILCDRCTIQLAYAPLDPSVEATVIHVRIIDGVWPEGLRGRVVAEVTTVREGEVLLLDSRDGKMPISPSTGAVELSRHVVSVDLEGGKLVVSVVASPQTAGKEDGDDGGGAAVVVARGEAVFTPERAGTSNGTCDLGFCKVEVAVAWSLVSSLWNEWRALAKLAKERA from the exons atggcggcggcgatggaggagcTGACCCGCAGCGGGTTGGCGGGGATGGATTTCTCCATCTTCCGCGGGGAGTCCGAGGGCGAGCGGGGTGCCGGGGGGAACCATGAGTGTATCAACATCAGGCCTCCATCCCCATCCCCATGCGCCAACGAGGAGCAGCCGCCGCCGGAGAAgatggagcaggaggaggaggagggggagggggagaaggaggagtggGTCTACAGGGAGGAGGATCGGATCACCAGGTACCGCGGGCTGTGGGAGAGCCGCTTCGCCGGCAAATACGGCTCCTTCGACGACCAGA CAACTCTTGGTCCCATGCGCTTTACATTCGGACCCATCCCGAGCTACGCCAGACCTCATTGTACCATCCAGATCTTCGGCATCCGGGTGGCCAACCTGGAAGACGGTCTCCAGTGGCCGCTGCATGTCCACGGCTTTGTCGCCGCGAGGGACACCTCGGATCACAATCGCAACTTCCTCTTCAACCGCACCAGTGATAACTGCCAGGTCCTCACCCAACAG GATCCATACCTACTGCTGACAGGCCCGTCGCGCGCGATCGTGATCATTGACCCGATCACGATTGAGTTCCAGCTGAAGGTGAAGAGCAAGACGGACCCCGAAGAGGTCGAGATGCTGGCCTTCGGGATCTTCAACTACCCCCAGACCTACCTTGCCACACATGTGATCCGCTCTGGTATCCTCTGCGACCGGTGCACGATCCAGCTTGCCTACGCGCCGCTGGACCCCTCGGTCGAGGCGACCGTCATCCATGTCCGGATCATCGACGGTGTGTGGCCAGAGGGTCTCCGTGGGCGCGTCGTCGCCGAGGTCACAACCGTGCGGGAAGGAGAGGTGCTGCTGCTCGACTCCCGGGACGGGAAGATGCCGATCAGCCCTTCAACCGGCGCGGTCGAGCTCTCGAGGCACGTCGTGTCGGTGGACCTCGAGGGGGGGAAGCTGGTTGTCTCCGTGGTGGCATCCCCTCAGACCGCTGGCAAAGAAGAcggtgatgatggtggtggcgCTGCCGTCGTTGTTGCGCGAGGCGAGGCCGTGTTCACGCCAGAGAGGGCCGGCACGAGCAATGGCACCTGCGATCTTGGCTTCTGCAAGGTGGAGGTTGCTGTTGCATGGTCCCTTGTTTCGAGCTTGTGGAATGAGTGGCGCGCCCTCGCGAAACTCGCGAAGGAGAGGGCATGA